From a single Kwoniella shandongensis chromosome 9, complete sequence genomic region:
- a CDS encoding dihydroorotase, homodimeric type: protein MSDEITLPAPADFHVHVRQGKMCELVTPQVAKGGVKTAYVMPNLVPPLTSTDSVVAYKAELERIDPSVEWLMTLYLHPEVTPDEIRKAAKAGIKGVKSYPRGVTTNSNSGIEDYGVYYPVFKAMEEEGLVLNLHGEVPSDAEKNISVLNAEVHFLRHLETLAHDFPKLRIVLEHATTSAAITTVSSLPSNVACSITAHHLFLTIDEVAPQPHHFCKPIAKEPKDRKALQDAVKSGNPKFFLGSDSAPHPLSSKSPSITQTQTEDGSPSTSVSACAAGVYTSPILIPLVATLLESFGALDKLQGFVSDHGRTFYGIPAKEGQQLKLRKTKDDEGLVRGTFKGDGVEVLPFWAGKKLAWQIVE from the exons ATGTCAGACGAGATCACCCTCCCAGCTCCTGCAGA TTTCCATGTCCATGTTCGACAAGGCAAGATGTGCGAGCTCGTCACGCCGCAAGTTGCCAAAGGCGGTGTGAAGACGGCATATGTCATG CCCAACCTCGTCCCACCACTCACGTCCACCGACTCCGTCGTCGCCTACAAAGCAgagctcgagcgaatcgATCCCAGCGTCGAATGGCTCATGACTCTGTATTTACATCCGGAAGTCACGCCTGATGAGATTAGGAAAGCGGCGAAGGCGGGAATCAAGG GCGTCAAATCTTACCCTCGAGGTGTCACCACCAACTCCAACTCTGGTATCGAAGATTATGGGGTCTACTACCCCGTATTCAAGGctatggaggaggagggactgGTGCTCAACCTACATGGAGAGGTGCCCAGCGATGCtgagaaa AACATCTCCGTGCTCAACGCCGAAGTGCATTTCCTTCGACATCTCGAGACCCTCGCACACGATTTCCCCAAACTCCGTATCGTGCTCGAACacgccaccacctccgctgCCATAACGACcgtctcctccctcccttccaacGTCGCATGCAGTATCACAGCacaccatctcttcttgacaatAGACGAAGTGGCGCCTCAACCTCATCATTTCTGTAAACCAATTGCGAAAGAACCTAAAGACAGAAAGGCTTTACAAGATGCTGTGAAGAGTGGGAATCCTAAATTCTTCCTTGGAAGCGATTCAGCTCCTCATCCCCTCAGTAGCAAATCACCATCTATCACACAGACTCAGACAGAGGATGgatcaccttccacctctgtaTCAGCTTGTGCGGCGGGTGTATATACCTCCCCGATATTGATACCACTCGTCGCTACCCTGTTGGAATCGTTCGGCGCACTTGATAAACTCCAGGGTTTCGTCAGCGATCACGGAAGAACATTTTACGGTATCCCAGCGAAAGAAGGACAACAGCTCAAACTTAGAAAGACaaaagatgatgaggggTTGGTGAGAGGGACGTTCAAGGGCGATGGAGTGGAAGTATTGCCTTTCTGGGCTGGGAAGAAGCTGGCTTGGCAGATTGTCGAGTAA